A genomic stretch from candidate division WOR-3 bacterium includes:
- the purQ gene encoding phosphoribosylformylglycinamidine synthase I codes for MVKACVLFAAGTNCDVETCHALELAGAKPERVHINQFKSGERNLAEFQLLVIPGGFSYGDYISSGRILANELKYYLAEDIERFCKQGKPILGICNGFQVLVKAGLLPGFERPFEPQTVTLDTNNSGRFEDRWVFLRTEPSRCIFTQGLPEVCELPVAHAEGKFITANEGVLKKLNDNRQVVFRYVSRYGEAAEYPDNPNGSVEDIAGICDPSGIVFGLMPHPERYTRPEHHPEWHRWSARTRTPSELTRPQGIRIFENAVRHAQTI; via the coding sequence GTGGTGAAAGCGTGTGTTCTGTTTGCCGCCGGCACTAACTGTGACGTTGAAACTTGCCATGCCCTTGAACTGGCCGGAGCCAAGCCCGAGCGCGTGCACATCAATCAGTTCAAGTCCGGAGAACGGAACCTGGCTGAGTTCCAGCTCCTGGTCATACCAGGTGGCTTTTCGTACGGCGACTACATCAGCTCGGGCCGAATTCTCGCCAATGAACTAAAGTACTACCTGGCTGAAGACATCGAACGTTTCTGCAAACAGGGCAAGCCGATTCTTGGTATCTGCAACGGATTTCAGGTTCTCGTCAAGGCTGGACTCCTGCCCGGTTTCGAACGGCCGTTTGAGCCTCAAACTGTGACTCTGGACACAAACAACTCAGGCCGATTCGAAGACCGTTGGGTATTCCTACGGACCGAACCCAGCCGTTGCATCTTCACTCAAGGTCTGCCCGAGGTGTGTGAACTTCCGGTTGCCCATGCCGAAGGCAAGTTCATTACGGCGAACGAGGGGGTGCTGAAGAAACTCAACGACAACCGTCAGGTAGTGTTCCGTTATGTCTCGCGGTACGGCGAAGCAGCCGAATACCCGGACAATCCCAACGGTTCGGTTGAGGACATTGCCGGCATTTGTGACCCCTCCGGGATTGTGTTCGGGCTGATGCCCCATCCCGAGCGCTATACGCGGCCCGAGCACCACCCTGAGTGGCACCGCTGGTCCGCAAGAACCCGCACTCCATCCGAGTTGACAAGACCCCAGGGCATCAGGATATTTGAGAACGCGGTCCGACATGCGCAGACCATCTAA
- a CDS encoding (2Fe-2S)-binding protein: MRRPSKRTPTFELRAPGLRPARRRAAEHSAACTSSLASRKDQGRIVQHPIIRFERGAAVRFFFEGKPVIGYTGETIAAALVANGIRVFRHTEKMNRPRGFFCAVGKCSSCLMVVDGRPNTMVCMEPVRPDIRVERQVGRGRLL, from the coding sequence ATGCGCAGACCATCTAAACGAACACCAACCTTCGAGCTACGGGCACCTGGCCTCCGGCCCGCGCGTCGGCGAGCTGCTGAACACTCAGCCGCCTGCACCTCGTCGCTCGCATCCCGGAAAGACCAAGGCCGCATCGTTCAACATCCGATCATTAGGTTCGAGCGGGGCGCAGCAGTCCGCTTTTTCTTCGAGGGAAAACCCGTAATCGGGTACACCGGCGAGACAATTGCCGCAGCCCTGGTGGCAAACGGTATCAGGGTGTTCCGACACACTGAGAAGATGAACCGACCACGCGGATTCTTCTGTGCGGTCGGCAAGTGCTCGTCCTGTCTCATGGTCGTTGACGGTCGGCCCAATACCATGGTATGCATGGAGCCTGTCCGGCCCGATATCAGAGTCGAGCGCCAGGTCGGTCGGGGCAGACTATTGTGA